CTCCTGGGCGACAGCTGCACGGTGACCATCGCGCATTCGCGGACGAAGGATCTGCCGGATGTGGCGCGGCGCGCCGATATCCTCGTCGCCGCGGTGGGGCGGCCGAATTTCGTTCAGGGCGACTGGATCAAGCCGGGGGCGACGGTGATCGACGTGGGCATCAACCGCATTCCCGCCCCCGAGAAGGGCGAGGGGAAGACGCGGCTGGTGGGCGATGTCGATTTCGTCGCGGCGCGCGAGGTGGCCGGGGCGATCACGCCGGTTCCGGGCGGCGTCGGGCCGATGACCATCGCCTGCCTGCTCGCGAACACGCTCACCGCCTGTTGCCGCGCGCATGGCTTTGCCGAACCCGAAGGGCTGACAGCCTGAGCCGGGCTCAGCGCGGCATCGGGAACAGGAGCGGGTGCGGACCGGTCAGCACGACCTTGGCACCCTCCCCGAACAGGGCCGATATGGCCGGGTCCGAGGTCCAGAGCCCGCCCGTATAGGCGCCGAAGGCCGGCAGGATCAGCCGCCGGGCATCGAGTGCGAAACAGGCGCGCGCGACCGCGCGGCCCGACAGCGCGATCCGTGCCTTCGGGTGGTAATGCCCGGTGATCTCGCCCGCGGCCCCGGCCTCCGCGATATGGCGGAAGGTGAGGGGGCCGACCCCGACCTCGTCGCGATGGCTGCCGCCGAGTTCCACCGGTCCGGCGTCGTGATTTCCCTCGATCCAGATCCAGTCCCGCCCGGCCTGCATCGCGGCGAGGCTGAGCCGTGCCGGCTCCGCCAGCGCATCGGCGGCGGCGAGATCGTCGAAACTGTCGCCGAGGCAGATCACCGTTTTCGGCGCGTAATGGCCGATCACGTCCCCGAGGCGGCCCAGCGTCTCCGCCGTGTCATAGGGCGGCAGCATCGTGCCGCCGCGCCGTGCGATGCGCTCTGATTTCCCCAGGTGCAGGTCCGACACGCAGAGGAGCCGTCGCGCCGGCCACCACAGGGCGCCCGAGCCGCACAGGTGCAGGACTTCGCCCGCGAAGGAGATCGCGACCTGCCTCATGTGAGCCCCGCCACCTCGAGCGCCCGCGCGGCCTCCGCGGCCAGCAGGCGTTCCGTCGCGGCGCCCTCGATGGGCACGCGCCCGACCTCGAGAAAGAGCGGCGCGGCAAGCGGGCTCACGCGGTCGAGCCGGAGGAAATCGACCTCCTCGGTGCGCGCCAGCATCTCCTCGATCCGGCCGAAGTCGACAAGCCCCTTGAGTGCCTCCTCGCGGGTGATGTCGAGCATCAGGTGGTCGGGATCGTGTTTCGTCAGCACGTCATAGAGGATGTCCGAGGAGATCGTCGTCTGGCGCCCGGATTTGCGCAGCCCCGGCAGGTTCCGCTCGATCAGCCCCGCGATGGTCGCGGAGGCCTTGAAGGTGCGTTTCATCACCGCGTTGCCCGAGAGCCAGCGGTCGAACCCCTCCGCGAGCGCCCGCGCATCGAGGAGCGGCGCGGGATCCTCGACCCGGTCGAGCCCCCAGATGAGGAGGGCGTAATCGGTGGAGACGAAGCCCATCGGCGCAAGCCCTTCCTCCTCCATCCGCTTCGTGAGCATGAGGCCGAGCGTCTGCATCGCGTTGCGTCCGGCAAAGCCGTAGACGCAGAGATGCTCGCGCCGGTCATGGGGAAAGCTCTCGATCAGCAGGCGATGGCGCGCGGGCAGGCGCGAGACCTCCGCCTGGAGCCTGAGCCAGTCGGCGGTGTGAGTAGGCAGGCGGGAGAAATCGCGCACCTCGAACATGTCGAGGATGCGGTGCGAGAGCTGCGTCGAGGTGGCGAATTTCGTGCCCATGAAGGTGGCGATCTTCGGCTTGTCCGCGGGGTTGCGGGTCACCTCGACCACCATCTCGCGCAGGCCCTCGTAGCGCACGACCTCGCCGCCCATCAGGAAGGTATCGCCGGGCGTGAGGGTGGAGGCGAAGCCTTCCTCGATCTCGCCGAGCGGCGCCCCGACCGCGCGGCCACGGCTCCTGAGCCTGACCTTGAGCTTGTCCGTCTCCATGATCGTGCCGAGGTTCATGCGGATGCGCTGGCTCGCGCGCGGATCGCGGAGCTGGTAGTTTTCCGGTGCGGTCTCCTTCAGCCGCTTCCACTGGTCGTAGGCGCGCAGCGCATAGCCGCCCGTGGCCACGAAATCGAGGCAGCGGTCGAATTCGGCGCGGGTGAGACCGGCATAGGGGCCAGCGGTGCGGATCTCGCTGTAGAGTTCGCCCGCGGTGAACGGTCCGGCGCAGGCGCGGATCAGGATATGCTGGCACAGCACGTCGCGCGGTCCCCTCGGCTGCGCTTCGCCGTCGAGTTCGCCCGCGCGCATGGCGTCGAGCGCGGCGACGCATTCGATCACCTCGAAGCGGTTGGCGGGGACGAGCCGGGCCTTGGAGGGGGCGTTGTAGCGGTGGTTCGCGCGGCCGATCCGCTGCACCAGGCGCTTGACGTTCTTCGGGGCGCCGACCTGGATCACCAGGTCCACATCGCCCCAGTCGATGCCGAGATCGAGCGAGCCCGTCGCGACCACCGCGCGCAGCCTTCCCTCCGTCATCGCGGCCTCGACCTTCTCGCGCTGTTCGCGGGCGAGCGCGCCGTGGTGGATGCCGACCGGCAGGCCGTCCTCATTGGCAAGCCAGAGATTATGAAAGAAAATCTCAGCCTGTGCGCGGGTGTTGTGGAAGATGAGCGTGGTTCTGTGGCGCTTCACCTCCTCGAGGATGGCGGGGATCGCGTATTTCGCACCGCCGCCGGACCATGGCGGCAGCTCCTCGGTCTCGAGCATCGCGATGTCGGGGGGCGGGCCGGGGTCGGCGCGGACGATCCGGGCGGGCGCAGGATGGGGGGCGAGGTAGCGGCCCATGGCGGGCACGTCCTCCACGGTCGCCGAGAGGCCGACGCGGCGCAGGCCGGGGCAGAGGGCTTCGAGCCGGGAGAGTGCGAGCATGAGTTGATCGCCGCGCTTGTTTTCGGCGAGCGCGTGGATCTCGTCCACGATGACGCGGGACAAGCCTCTGAAAATACGGTTTGAATCCGGGTAGCTGACGAGCAGGGCGAGGCTTTCGGGCGTGGTCAGCAGAATATGCGGCGGATCGGCGCGCTGGCGGCGTTTCACCCCGGCTTTCGTGTCGCCGGTGCGGTCCTCCACCCGGATCGGCAGGCCCATCTCCCCGATCGGGGTCATGAGGTTGCGGCGGATGTCATTCGCAAGCGCCTTCAGCGGGGAGATGTAGAGAGTGTGCAAACCCTGATGCGTTCCCCCGGCGAGTTCGGCCAGAGATGGCAGGAATCCTGCAAGTGTCTTGCCGCCGCCGGTGGGCGCGACGAGGAGCAGGGCCTTCTCGTCGCGTGCCGAAAACATCTCTGCCTGATGCGGATGGACCTCCCAGCCGCGGGTGGCGAACCAGTCGTCGAAAAGGGGAGGGAGGGGACTCATGCGGCACAGTATAGAGCGCGGCCGCAGGAGAACAAAGGGCGAAAATCCGGCCGATATCCGGGGTTGGATTTGCGTCGGACTTCCGTCGGGCAGGCGACCGGCCCGGATCAGTGGGCGAAATCGCTCTGCTCGACGAACATGTTGGCCCAGGCGCGGTCGATGAGGTCGGGGGTCATGCGGTAGGGAATGCCCTCGAAATCGCAGATCGACATCATCTGGTCGATCAGGAAGACCGGCTGATAATTCGCGAACGCATTGCCGATGGTCGGATACTTCCTTTTCAGCAGGTGCACGAGCGTGGCCTCGTCGAGCGGCATCCCCTTCTTGCGCGCGACCCTGGCGAAGATCTTGAGAAAGCCCTCCTGGTCCGGCCCGTCGATCCTGATCTTGTAGAAGATCCGGCGCAGCGCGGCCTGGTCGAAGATCTGGTTGGGGTGGAAGTTGGTCGAGAAGATCACCAGCGTGTCGAAGGGCACCTCGAACTTCTCGCCGGATTGCAGGGCGAGGATGTCCTTGCTCTCCTCGAGCGGCACGATCCAGCGGTTGACGAGCTTTTGCGGCGGCTCCGCCTGGCGGCCGAGGTCGTCGACGATGAAGATCCCGCCGGTGGACTTGAGTTGCAGCGGCGCCTGATAGGTGCGGGCGGTCGGGTTGTAGACGAGGTCGAGCATGTCGAGCGACAGCTCCCCGCCGGTGACCACGGAGGGCCGTTCGCAGCGGACATAGCGGCGGTCGAAGCGGTTCGCGGTCTTCCGCAGCGCGGTTGCATCGTCCTCCGCCTCCTCGCGCCGCACATGCATGAGCGGATCGTAGACGGTGATGACCGAGCCGTTGTATTCGATCGCGCGGGGCACGTAGATGAGATCCCCGAGCGCGTCGCGGATGCCGTTGGAGATGGAGGATTTGCCGTTGCCCGGCGGGCCGTACATCAGGATGGAGCGGCCGGCGCCGACGGCGGGGCCGATCTGGTCGAGCAGCGCGGGCGGCAGGATGAGATGGCCCATGGCGCGCAGGAGCGCCTCGCGCGTGATCTTCATGTTGCGCACGGACTGGCGCCGGACCTGTTCGGCATAGCGTTCGAGCGGAACGGGCATGGCGCCGTAATATTCCGATTGCGAAAGCGCATCGAGGGCGCGCGCCTTGCCGGTGTCCGAGAGGCGGAAGCCCATTTCCGAGCCGGCCCCGGCATGCAGGGTGCCGGTCGCCTCGATCAGCCCCTGTTCGCGGGCGCGGTCCACGAGATCCTGCGTGCAGGCGACCGGGAGGCAGAGCACCTCAGACAGGCGGGAGACCTGTTCGTGATGGGTGCGGAACATCGTCTTGAGGAGGATGTCGCGCATCATCACCGGTGACAGCCCCGTCTCTTCGATCCGGCGGGGGACGGGCGGGGCGGTGACGTTCGGGATCACTGGCATGTTCATGGCGGTTCCGATCCTTGCGCTTCTGCGGCGAAATGGGACGTATCCCGCGCCAGGAGGCACGATTTTCATGGTCAGAATGTGGCGAAGCTTTGCATTGTTCGGGATATCGCCATAGATTTGCGAAAAATCGAACGGGCGCACGGGCATGAGCAGAATTTCTCCCGGCCGCTACGCGGTCTTTCTGGCGGTTTCCATCCTGGTCTTCGGCGCGGCGGGGCTCGCCAAGGGCGGGCTCTATATCGGGCGGCACGAGGGCGACACGGCGCATATGATCGAGATCGTGCTGCGGATGCTCGACGGGCAGGTGCCGCATCTCGATTTCTCCACGCCCATCGGGATCTTTGCCTTCCTGCCGGTGGTGGCGGTCGCGAAAGCCGGGCTGGGCCTCGGCCAGGCCTTTGTCGCCGGGCAGATCGTCGTCGCGGTGCTGCTCGCGCCCGCGATCTGGCGGGTCGGGATCTCGCGACTCACGGGGATCGCGGCCTGGGGCTACGGGCTCGTGTCGGTGGCGATGATCCTCGCGCTGGTGCATGGCGAGGACGTGGCCGCGCTGTCGGTGTCGATGTATTACAACCGCTGGGCCTGGGCGGCGGCCTTTGCGGCGATCCTGCTCTCGCTGCTGCCGGCCGATCCGCGGCGCGAGGCGCCGGGGCTCGACGGGGTGTTCACGGGTGCGCTGCTTGCGGTGCTGGCGCTGGTCAAGCCGACCTTCTTCGTCGCCTTCGTGCTGCCGGTCGCGCTCGGCTTCATCCTGCGCGGGGCGTGGCGCAGCCTTGCGGCCGGGATCGTGACGGGGCTGGTGATCGCGGCGGCGATGGTGGCGCTTTACGGCGTCGATTTCTTCCCGGCCTATATCGCCGATCTCCTGTCGGTGACGCGGTCGGAGACGCGGGCGGCGCCCGGTGTGCCCTTCATGGAGATCCTGAACGGGCCGCGTTTCCTGATCGGGACGGTGGCGCTGCTGCTGTCGGTGATCGTGCTGCGCCAGTCGGGGCAGGGGCGGTCGGGTCTGCTCCTGCTGCTGTTCGCGCCGGGCTTTCTGTATGTCACCTACCAGAATTTCGGCAATGATCCGAAATGGCTGATGCTCCTCGCCGTCCTGCTGCTGGCGCATCGTCCGCCGCGGGGGATGCGGGTGCTGTTCAACGCGGATG
The nucleotide sequence above comes from Celeribacter indicus. Encoded proteins:
- a CDS encoding ATPase, translating into MNMPVIPNVTAPPVPRRIEETGLSPVMMRDILLKTMFRTHHEQVSRLSEVLCLPVACTQDLVDRAREQGLIEATGTLHAGAGSEMGFRLSDTGKARALDALSQSEYYGAMPVPLERYAEQVRRQSVRNMKITREALLRAMGHLILPPALLDQIGPAVGAGRSILMYGPPGNGKSSISNGIRDALGDLIYVPRAIEYNGSVITVYDPLMHVRREEAEDDATALRKTANRFDRRYVRCERPSVVTGGELSLDMLDLVYNPTARTYQAPLQLKSTGGIFIVDDLGRQAEPPQKLVNRWIVPLEESKDILALQSGEKFEVPFDTLVIFSTNFHPNQIFDQAALRRIFYKIRIDGPDQEGFLKIFARVARKKGMPLDEATLVHLLKRKYPTIGNAFANYQPVFLIDQMMSICDFEGIPYRMTPDLIDRAWANMFVEQSDFAH
- the pdeM gene encoding ligase-associated DNA damage response endonuclease PdeM, which encodes MRQVAISFAGEVLHLCGSGALWWPARRLLCVSDLHLGKSERIARRGGTMLPPYDTAETLGRLGDVIGHYAPKTVICLGDSFDDLAAADALAEPARLSLAAMQAGRDWIWIEGNHDAGPVELGGSHRDEVGVGPLTFRHIAEAGAAGEITGHYHPKARIALSGRAVARACFALDARRLILPAFGAYTGGLWTSDPAISALFGEGAKVVLTGPHPLLFPMPR
- a CDS encoding ligase-associated DNA damage response DEXH box helicase; this encodes MSPLPPLFDDWFATRGWEVHPHQAEMFSARDEKALLLVAPTGGGKTLAGFLPSLAELAGGTHQGLHTLYISPLKALANDIRRNLMTPIGEMGLPIRVEDRTGDTKAGVKRRQRADPPHILLTTPESLALLVSYPDSNRIFRGLSRVIVDEIHALAENKRGDQLMLALSRLEALCPGLRRVGLSATVEDVPAMGRYLAPHPAPARIVRADPGPPPDIAMLETEELPPWSGGGAKYAIPAILEEVKRHRTTLIFHNTRAQAEIFFHNLWLANEDGLPVGIHHGALAREQREKVEAAMTEGRLRAVVATGSLDLGIDWGDVDLVIQVGAPKNVKRLVQRIGRANHRYNAPSKARLVPANRFEVIECVAALDAMRAGELDGEAQPRGPRDVLCQHILIRACAGPFTAGELYSEIRTAGPYAGLTRAEFDRCLDFVATGGYALRAYDQWKRLKETAPENYQLRDPRASQRIRMNLGTIMETDKLKVRLRSRGRAVGAPLGEIEEGFASTLTPGDTFLMGGEVVRYEGLREMVVEVTRNPADKPKIATFMGTKFATSTQLSHRILDMFEVRDFSRLPTHTADWLRLQAEVSRLPARHRLLIESFPHDRREHLCVYGFAGRNAMQTLGLMLTKRMEEEGLAPMGFVSTDYALLIWGLDRVEDPAPLLDARALAEGFDRWLSGNAVMKRTFKASATIAGLIERNLPGLRKSGRQTTISSDILYDVLTKHDPDHLMLDITREEALKGLVDFGRIEEMLARTEEVDFLRLDRVSPLAAPLFLEVGRVPIEGAATERLLAAEAARALEVAGLT